In Kutzneria kofuensis, the DNA window CGGTCTTGGGCAACCGTCGAAGGTCTGGTCTTTTCGGTTAATCCTGAACACCGTTAACACGTAGCTCGACCCGCACTGCGCGTGACCAGCCGTGCTAGCCTGCCGGCAAAACCGCAGGTCAGGTATCACGTTGGGTGAGCGGACGGGTACCGGGCGTGTGCAGATGCACATAAGTTTCGGGTGCCGCGTCCCGAACGAGTGTTAGGACTGTCTAAGAGCACAAGACCAACTCGCCCTGCCCGAGGAGGACGGAGCCGTGCCGAACCGGCCGCGCCATGCCGTGAACGGTCCCGACATGCCCGAGGTCGGTGTGCCGACCCAGCGCGACAACGATGACAGGATCTGGACCGGCGAGCCGATGAGCGGCGAGCAGGCAGCCGACATCGTCAGCACCGTCATGCACCGCCGAGGGCCGGTCGCGGAGCTCCGCGACAAGGGCAACCGCTTCCTGCGACGCCACTCGGGGCCGCTCAGTGACCTCGGCGCCATCGCGCTGGCGCTGCTGGACGTCCTGCTGGTGTTCCCGAAGGACGCCGAGCTGTACTCGCACATCCTGTCCGGCGTGGCCTGCCTCGCGCTGGTGCTGCGCCGCCGCTACCCGTTCCTCGTGCTCCTGGCCACCGTGCCCGGCTACCTCGCCGGCTGGTCCCAGCTGGCCGGCATGATCGCGCTGTACTCGCTGGCCAAGAAGCGGGCCTGGAACTGGCAGACGATGGCCGGCGCGGTGCTGATGATGCTGTGCCGGTTCGTGGTGTGGCCGATCGACGACTTCCTCGGCCAGGACTGGCAGCACCAGCTGCTCAACCTGCTGTGGTCCGTCGTGGACGCCGGCATGCCGCTCGCGCTGGGGCTGCTCGTCACCACCCGCAAGGAGCTGGTCCGCCGGGTCACCGAGCTGGCCGCGACCCGCGAGCGCAAGCAGCAGCTGCAGGCCCAGGCCATCCGCGCCGAGGAGCGCACGCGGCTGGCGCGGGAGATGCACGACGTCGTGTCGCACCAGGTCACGCTCATCGCCATGCAGGCGGGTGCGCTGAAGATGACCGTGACGGACCCCGACTCGCGGGAGATCGCCAACACGATCCGGCGGCTGTCCACCAAGACGCTGGAGGAGCTGCGCCAGCTCGTCGGCGTGCTGCGCACCACCAGCGACGAGGACGACGGCCGCCCGGACCTGACCGACCTGCGCCGCCTGGTCTCCGACTGCGGCCTCGCGGTCACGCTCAACGTGGACGGCGACATCGAGACCATTCCGCGGCCGGTGTCCGCCGCCGCGTACCGGACCGTGCAAGAAGCACTGACCAATGTGGGAAAGCACGCCCCGTCGGCCGCCGTGTCCGTGCTCGTCCAGGTGGGCGAGGACGAACTGGAGGTGCGGGTGCGCAACGGACGGCCCCGAGGACAGCGGACCCCTGCCCTGCCCTCTGGCGGCCATGGCCTGGTCGGACTCACCGAGCGGGCCGAGCTGCTGGGAGGCAGCTGTCATGCCGAGCCGAGTCGGGACGGTGGGTTCGTGGTGACCTCACGGTTCCCGCTCGCCCTGCCCGGTGTGCCGGCGCCGCAGGCTCCCCAGCACGCGTAGAGGAGGGACGGACCGGAGGGGAGCCGGGCGCGGGCCTTCCCTCCTCCGACCCTCCGCGCAGCGAAGGCCGCCTTGCTCTCGGAAACGGGAGCAGGGCGGCCTTTGTTGTCAGGCGAAGAGGACCCCGCCTCCGCACCGAGTGCGAGGCCCAGCAGGGGCCGAGCCCCGCACGGAACGCGCGGAAAAAGCACAGAAAAGGCCGCCTTGCCCCGGTGGTCTGGGGCAAAGCGGCCGTTGTCGTATGTCGAATC includes these proteins:
- a CDS encoding sensor histidine kinase, translating into MPEVGVPTQRDNDDRIWTGEPMSGEQAADIVSTVMHRRGPVAELRDKGNRFLRRHSGPLSDLGAIALALLDVLLVFPKDAELYSHILSGVACLALVLRRRYPFLVLLATVPGYLAGWSQLAGMIALYSLAKKRAWNWQTMAGAVLMMLCRFVVWPIDDFLGQDWQHQLLNLLWSVVDAGMPLALGLLVTTRKELVRRVTELAATRERKQQLQAQAIRAEERTRLAREMHDVVSHQVTLIAMQAGALKMTVTDPDSREIANTIRRLSTKTLEELRQLVGVLRTTSDEDDGRPDLTDLRRLVSDCGLAVTLNVDGDIETIPRPVSAAAYRTVQEALTNVGKHAPSAAVSVLVQVGEDELEVRVRNGRPRGQRTPALPSGGHGLVGLTERAELLGGSCHAEPSRDGGFVVTSRFPLALPGVPAPQAPQHA